In Acidobacteriota bacterium, the following proteins share a genomic window:
- a CDS encoding class I SAM-dependent methyltransferase, with product MKLYSELASWFHLLTPPSDYTEEAACYAALMDRLGVPPEASLLELGAGGGNNASFLKQRFTLTLVDLSPDMLDQSRQLNPECEHVVGDMRSVRLNRWFDVVFVHDAVMYLTTQADLDQMLETAWIHLRPGGVLILVPDCTLETFQETTAHHGHDGSDGRSLRYLEWTFDPNPDDTHYTVVFSLVLKEASGTIRFEQDIHSFGVFSRAVWLNSLEKVGFAAHEEIEPEGILFVGQKPHA from the coding sequence ATGAAATTGTATTCTGAACTGGCCAGTTGGTTTCACCTGTTGACCCCGCCCTCGGACTATACTGAAGAGGCGGCATGCTATGCGGCTCTCATGGATCGGCTTGGTGTGCCGCCGGAGGCTTCCCTGCTGGAGCTTGGCGCCGGAGGCGGGAACAACGCGTCGTTTTTAAAACAGCGGTTTACCCTGACGCTGGTTGATCTATCTCCCGACATGCTCGACCAGAGTCGGCAATTGAACCCGGAATGCGAGCATGTGGTTGGCGATATGCGTTCGGTTCGGCTCAATCGTTGGTTTGACGTGGTTTTTGTTCACGATGCGGTGATGTATCTAACCACCCAGGCCGACCTTGACCAGATGCTGGAAACCGCCTGGATCCATCTTCGCCCTGGCGGCGTGCTCATCCTCGTTCCAGACTGCACCCTCGAAACGTTTCAGGAAACAACCGCTCACCATGGGCACGATGGCTCGGATGGCCGATCATTGAGATATTTGGAGTGGACCTTTGACCCTAACCCGGATGACACTCACTACACCGTGGTTTTTTCACTGGTCCTCAAGGAGGCCAGCGGCACCATCCGTTTTGAGCAGGATATCCATTCGTTTGGTGTGTTTTCGCGGGCTGTTTGGCTCAATTCCCTGGAGAAAGTTGGATTTGCCGCCCACGAAGAGATTGAACCCGAAGGGATACTTTTTGTGGGGCAAAAGCCCCATGCCTGA
- a CDS encoding CPBP family intramembrane metalloprotease, whose product MPDYLGWLAVPSGADGVKWLFFGFTCLFLPWMAYQSRKGFKNLDPETLRHFSRVGSYISSIIILLVLLALSVGTAWSHGLELIPIHIFTLRALVAFVILLSSVLTLLRIFLPVAVREPVLRYIIPTTKAEFVWFSALSLLAGLAEEIAFRGVLTSLLQQSWDSYWLATLVSALMFGLAHLLQGVRGVVVAACFGLVNQLVTGWTGSLLVAIVVHALYDIIAGYWLARYLRAEYKSP is encoded by the coding sequence ATGCCTGATTATCTGGGTTGGCTGGCAGTTCCCAGCGGTGCAGATGGAGTCAAATGGCTCTTTTTTGGCTTTACCTGTTTGTTTCTCCCCTGGATGGCCTATCAAAGCCGGAAAGGATTCAAAAACCTTGATCCGGAAACCCTGCGACATTTTTCCAGGGTGGGGAGTTATATCAGCTCTATCATTATCCTTTTGGTATTGCTGGCGCTGTCGGTTGGCACAGCCTGGTCCCACGGCCTGGAACTGATCCCGATTCACATCTTTACCTTGCGAGCGCTGGTTGCCTTCGTGATTCTCCTGAGCAGTGTTCTGACGCTGCTGAGAATTTTTTTACCCGTGGCGGTGCGGGAACCAGTGCTTCGATACATCATCCCAACCACAAAGGCTGAATTTGTCTGGTTTAGCGCCCTGTCGCTGCTGGCGGGACTGGCCGAGGAAATTGCATTTCGTGGGGTTTTGACTTCGCTGCTGCAACAATCCTGGGACTCATACTGGCTGGCAACCCTGGTCAGCGCCTTGATGTTTGGGCTGGCTCATCTGCTGCAGGGTGTTCGTGGAGTCGTCGTGGCAGCCTGTTTCGGACTCGTCAATCAGTTGGTGACAGGCTGGACCGGATCGCTTCTGGTGGCCATTGTGGTGCATGCCCTCTATGACATCATTGCGGGCTACTGGCTGGCCCGGTATTTGAGGGCTGAGTACAAGTCCCCATAA
- a CDS encoding DnaB-like helicase C-terminal domain-containing protein yields the protein MKAFHLSDEFIDAEAERQMIAAIAQRPDLFWELGELLRPDVFSAESASWARLVYEIEERAPITQGHAWEPARNPQATAQHLADLFQRRLLAGTHEQLAAGLFTNAPVSDLVSQLESETLRIKTTVKESVTGNLQWGDALVEDVLAEAIRLAEERARLGAVATGLPTGIRRLDEWLNGLNTGLHLLAGSPGVGKTTFALQIATTVARTVPVVYVTFENSPANLILKAVAGRAGINPQHVQRGWADVSALEQAAQEWREIGQRVAFIEGTSDLTLAQIRAKARHAIHRYQATKCLLIIDYLQLWAKMSAEMRGLSSVREKVEVMGGALRELSTALKVPVLALASQNRAGGDYGEGKGKAALDSLKESGDLEYTADVVMFLTASDRRVNKPARAIDLTIAKNRNGEIGKIELIFRPDLSDMREVANQARG from the coding sequence ATGAAAGCCTTTCACCTGAGCGACGAGTTTATCGACGCTGAAGCCGAACGTCAGATGATCGCTGCCATTGCCCAACGCCCCGACCTGTTTTGGGAATTGGGCGAACTGTTGCGGCCTGATGTTTTTTCGGCTGAAAGTGCAAGTTGGGCACGGCTGGTGTATGAAATTGAGGAACGCGCGCCGATTACGCAAGGGCACGCCTGGGAACCAGCCCGCAATCCGCAAGCAACAGCCCAGCATTTAGCCGATTTATTTCAGCGACGACTCCTGGCTGGAACTCACGAACAACTGGCCGCTGGATTGTTTACCAATGCGCCGGTTTCAGACCTTGTCAGCCAGCTTGAATCGGAAACCCTTCGGATCAAAACCACGGTCAAGGAATCAGTTACCGGGAACCTCCAATGGGGCGACGCCCTGGTGGAGGATGTACTGGCCGAGGCTATTCGATTAGCTGAAGAACGCGCCCGACTGGGGGCGGTTGCCACTGGCCTTCCGACTGGAATCCGGAGGCTTGATGAATGGCTCAATGGCCTCAATACCGGGTTGCACCTTCTGGCTGGTTCGCCAGGTGTTGGAAAAACCACCTTTGCGCTACAGATTGCCACGACCGTTGCCCGGACGGTTCCCGTGGTGTATGTCACTTTTGAAAATTCACCGGCAAATTTAATTCTCAAAGCAGTTGCAGGCCGCGCCGGAATCAATCCCCAACACGTCCAGCGTGGATGGGCCGATGTTTCAGCTCTGGAGCAGGCCGCCCAGGAATGGCGTGAGATTGGCCAGCGGGTCGCTTTTATTGAAGGCACCTCAGATTTGACCCTGGCTCAAATCAGGGCCAAGGCTCGCCATGCCATTCACCGCTATCAGGCAACAAAGTGTTTACTGATTATTGATTATCTGCAATTGTGGGCCAAAATGTCGGCTGAAATGCGAGGGCTTTCATCAGTTCGTGAAAAAGTCGAGGTCATGGGCGGCGCCTTACGCGAGCTTTCAACCGCGCTCAAAGTTCCGGTTCTGGCACTGGCCTCACAAAATCGAGCTGGAGGTGATTACGGCGAAGGAAAAGGGAAAGCCGCACTCGACAGCTTGAAAGAATCTGGTGATTTGGAATATACCGCCGACGTGGTGATGTTTTTGACCGCCTCTGATCGCCGGGTTAACAAACCTGCCCGGGCTATTGACCTCACCATTGCCAAAAACCGCAACGGCGAAATTGGAAAAATCGAATTGATCTTCCGCCCGGATTTGTCTGATATGCGCGAAGTCGCCAATCAGGCACGGGGCTGA